A segment of the Streptomyces sp. Tu 2975 genome:
GTAGGCGCCCCCCTCGATCCGGCGGATCAGGCCGCGCGTCCACTCAGCGCCGAAGTCCGCGGACGAGACCCACATGTTCATGATCTCGCCGATGTGGCCCAGAGTGTCGGGTCCCTCTTCCGGCGTGTAGTACTCGGTGACCGACGCACGCCACTGCTCCAGACCGCGCACCCGCTCCTTGAGCAGCGCCACCGCCTCGTCCCGCGGCAGATCGACGATGAACCCGATCGCGGCCGAGAGCACGTCCGTCTTCTGGTCGTGCGCCGTCAGGGATTCCCGCAGGAGCGAGAAGAACTCCTCGGTGCCCCGCTCGGTGACTTCGTACTCGGTGCGCGGCGGCCCGCCCGCCGTCGACGGGGCGATCTCATGGGCGTGCAGCAGTCCCTGCTTCGCCATCTGCTTGAGCGCGTGATAGATCGATCCCGGCTTGGCGTTCGACCACTCGTGGGCGCCCCAGTACTCGAGATCGTTGCGGACCTGGTAGCCGTGCGCCCGTCCATGCTGGCGCACGGCCCCCAGGACGAGAAGCCGGATCGCTGACATCCGCGTACCTCCTGATCAACTTTGACCAGGGTACGCAGCGATCATCACGCGCCCCAG
Coding sequences within it:
- a CDS encoding PadR family transcriptional regulator — translated: MSAIRLLVLGAVRQHGRAHGYQVRNDLEYWGAHEWSNAKPGSIYHALKQMAKQGLLHAHEIAPSTAGGPPRTEYEVTERGTEEFFSLLRESLTAHDQKTDVLSAAIGFIVDLPRDEAVALLKERVRGLEQWRASVTEYYTPEEGPDTLGHIGEIMNMWVSSADFGAEWTRGLIRRIEGGAYTFSGEGEPFVAVRAEGDENPYATGEPHEGDLD